The sequence GCCCATCGCTGCACAGCAGGATCGCATCGCCGGCCGTCAGCTGAATTTCCACCCGTTCTGGTCGGATGTCCCGGCTGCTCGTGATCACGTTCCACAGCTGATGGGCCATCGGCGAGTTTTCGGCCTCGTCCTTCGACATCACGCCTTCGTCGACGAAGCGCTGGGCTACAGTGTGATCATTGGTCAGCCTCGTGAGCTCGCCGTTGTGCAGGCGGTAGCAGCGGCTGTCGCCGACGTGCACCACAAAGAGCCGCGGCCAGTCGCAGCAGGCCATCGTAAGCGTAGTCCCCATGGTCGTCAGCTCGGGCTGGGCCTCCACCGCCTCCCGGACAGCCTCGTGAGCCGCCTCCACCATCGCATCGAGTTGATCAAAATAGTGACTCGGCTTAAGCCCACCGCCCAACGCGTTGGCAATGGCGCCGACAACCAGCTCCGCTGCGCGGTCGCCAGCCGCCTCTCCGCCCATGCCGTCGGCCACGGCGAGCAGCGCAACATCACTGGCCTTCGCCTGGCGCACCAGAATTCGGTCCTGATTGACCGAACGTTTCTGGCCCTGGTGGGTGGCACCAAAAAAATCGATTTGGGTGGTCATGCGGTGGTGTCGGAGTCTTATGAGCTACCGTCCAAGGATACCAGTAAGTGCCCCGGGGAAAAACGCAGTTTTGCCAGGCGCTGGAGAGACTTTTGACACGGCGACGGGGTTTTGTGTGCCCGCTGTCAGGCACCAGGCACTTAGACTCGTGATTTGGGCGCTGCTCACGGGCTTTTGGTCGTGCGTCCGGGAGCCTAGCGGGCAGGTACCGGTCGACGATAAAAATGCAGTAAAGTGACGTACGCAGTCCGCGCGCACCCACCCCTGAATCGGAATCTCATTGGCTACAGTTAATACCGAAAACGGTTTTGCAGGACACGCCGGCAAGGCACTCAGATGGTCCATGGGTCTCCTGTTTCTGGTGTCGTTTTTCAACTACATGGACCGCTACATGCTGGCGGTGCTGCTCCCGTCGATCAAAGAAGAGCTGTCGCTGAGTGATGCACAGCTCGGGATCATCTCCGGTTTTGCCTTCACGCTGTTTTACGCCACGCTTGGCGTTCCCATCGCGCGGCTGGCCGACCGCTTTTCGCGGCGCAACATTATCTCGATTGCGCTGGCCGTCTGGAGCGTGATGACCGCGATCTGCGGACTGGCGCAGAGCTTTATTCAGCTGGCGCTGGCTCGCGTGCTTGTCGGCGTTGGTGAGGCGGGCGCGACGCCGCCCTCCCATTCGCTGATCGCCGACTATTATCCGGTTGCCAAGCGAGGCAAGGGTATTGCCATCTACAGCCTGGGTGCGCCGGTCGGTATTCTCGTGGGCTTCATTGCCGGGAGCTGGCTGGCGGAGAACTACAGCTGGCGAATCGCCCTGTACGGCGTGGGTATTCCGGGACTGCTGCTGGCGTTTATGGTCTGGCGGTTTCTCTTTGAGGCTCCGCGGGGAGCGTCTGAGCAGGTTTCGAGCACAGAAAAGACGCAGATCAGCCTCAAAGAGGCGAGCGCGATTCTGCTTCGTTCCAAATCATTTGTGATGTTCTCGGTGGGTACCGGGCTATATACCGTGGTCTGGCTCGGCGCGGTGCAGTGGCTGCCCTCTTACTTCACGCGTTCGTTTGACATGAGCCTGACGCAGGTAGGATTCTGGCTGGCGCTGGTACTGGGTTTCTCGCAGATCTTTGGCATGCTTGCCAGCGGCTGGGTGACCGATTCGCTGGTGACCCGCAGCGTCCGTTTCTACGCGCTGATTCCGGCGATTGCCATCGGTATTTCCATTCCGATTTTCGCCGCCGTATTCATGACCAAAAATCCCTGGCTTGGCCTTGCGCTCCTTTTTCCGACCTTCATGATCAGTGTCATGCAGGGGCCCGCCACGTTCGCCGGGATCCAGGGGCTGGTACCGCCCTCCATGCGCGCCATGGCGGCGGCGGTACTGCTGCTGATCACCAACCTGATCGGCGGGGGCCTGGGCCCGCCGCTGGTGGGCCTGGTCAGCGACCGGCTCACCGAACAGTATGGTGACGAGGGTCTGAGGCTGTCGCTGCTGGTCATTGCCTGTGGCTTCAGTGCCCTTTCTGCCATCGTGTATTTTATCGGCAGCTTCTATGTCAAAAAGGAGTTTCGCTCCGCCACCTGATATGCATGGAGAGTCAGGTAATTCCAGCGACACGTTTCACCTGACGTCGACCCAGCGGGCCCAGCTGCGGGCGACCGGTGAGGCTTTCTCCAGTGCACGGACGCTTCCGTCCTGGGCGTTCACCGACGATTCCCTGT comes from Pseudomonadota bacterium and encodes:
- a CDS encoding protein phosphatase 2C domain-containing protein, which encodes MTTQIDFFGATHQGQKRSVNQDRILVRQAKASDVALLAVADGMGGEAAGDRAAELVVGAIANALGGGLKPSHYFDQLDAMVEAAHEAVREAVEAQPELTTMGTTLTMACCDWPRLFVVHVGDSRCYRLHNGELTRLTNDHTVAQRFVDEGVMSKDEAENSPMAHQLWNVITSSRDIRPERVEIQLTAGDAILLCSDGLTKHVSDAAITTTIAAAKTAKEACRELISQANSDGGTDNISVIVGRFSNS
- a CDS encoding MFS transporter, encoding MATVNTENGFAGHAGKALRWSMGLLFLVSFFNYMDRYMLAVLLPSIKEELSLSDAQLGIISGFAFTLFYATLGVPIARLADRFSRRNIISIALAVWSVMTAICGLAQSFIQLALARVLVGVGEAGATPPSHSLIADYYPVAKRGKGIAIYSLGAPVGILVGFIAGSWLAENYSWRIALYGVGIPGLLLAFMVWRFLFEAPRGASEQVSSTEKTQISLKEASAILLRSKSFVMFSVGTGLYTVVWLGAVQWLPSYFTRSFDMSLTQVGFWLALVLGFSQIFGMLASGWVTDSLVTRSVRFYALIPAIAIGISIPIFAAVFMTKNPWLGLALLFPTFMISVMQGPATFAGIQGLVPPSMRAMAAAVLLLITNLIGGGLGPPLVGLVSDRLTEQYGDEGLRLSLLVIACGFSALSAIVYFIGSFYVKKEFRSAT